One region of Erythrolamprus reginae isolate rEryReg1 chromosome 12, rEryReg1.hap1, whole genome shotgun sequence genomic DNA includes:
- the GRAMD1B gene encoding protein Aster-B isoform X9 — translation MVEKGSDHSSDKSPSTPEQGVQRSCSSQSGRGGTKNSKKSQSWYNVLSPTYKQRNEDFRKLFKQLPETERLIVDYSCALQRDILLQGRLYLSENWICFYSNIFRWETLLTVRLKDICTMTKEKTARLIPNAIQVCTDTEKHFFTSFGARDRTYMMMFRLWQNALLEKPLCPKELWHFVHQCYGNELGLTSDDEDYVPPDEDFNTMGYCEEIPAEENDVNDSSSKSSMEVKAEVSPQLPKKSLTNSSMLTPTANNDAPILYDGVVPEEEEVLDTLAEKEMTIANLIGDKIDIIAPVTSPSLDFNDNEDIPTELSDSSETHDEGEVQAFYEDLNGRQYMNEVFNFSVDKLYDLLFTNSQFLRDFMEQRRFSDVVFHPWKKEDTGNQSRVILYTITLTNPLAPKTATVTETQTMYKASQESECYVIDAEVLTHDVPYHDYFYTINRYTLTRVARNKCRLRVSTELRYRKQPWGLVKSFIEKNFWGGLDDYFRHLESELTKTESLYLAELHRQSPKQKANKQSIVRRRKRPHTHLRGPLLEEVLSPVTTPTDEEVVGRIKRVAGSTQTRHIPEESPSGFHLQSVSKLLLVISCVLVLLVILNMLLFYKLWMLEYTTQTLTAWQGLRLQERLPQSQTEWAHLLESQQKYHDTELQKWREIIKSSVVLLDQMKDSLINLQKGIGSREYRPESDEKRKRFY, via the exons AAAAGCCAGAGTTGGTACAAT GTGTTGAGTCCAACCTACAAACAGCGGAATGAAGACTTCAGGAAACTTTTCAAGCAGCTTCCCGAGACGGAGCGCCTCATTGTTG ATTACTCCTGTGCCCTTCAAAGAGATATTCTCCTGCAAGGTCGACTCTACCTCTCTGAAAACTGGATCTGTTTCTATAGCAACATCTTCCGCTGGGAAACCTTG TTGACCGTCCGTTTGAAGGACATCTGCACCATGACCAAGGAGAAGACTGCACGGCTCATTCCTAACGCGATCCAAGTTTGCACAGACACTGAAAAG CACTTTTTCACTTCCTTTGGTGCCCGGGATAGGACGTATATGATGATGTTCCGCCTCTGGCAGAATGCCCTCCTTGAAAAG CCCTTGTGTCCAAAGGAGCTTTGGCATTTTGTACATCAGTGTTACGGCAACGAGCTGGGGTTGACGAGCGATGATGAAGATTACGTTCCTCCTGACGAAGATTTCAACACTATGGG ttactgCGAGGAGATCCCAGCGGAAGAAAATGATGTCAACGACAGTTCCTCCAAAAGTAGCATGGAGGTCAAAGCTGAAGTGAGCCCTCAGCTTCCCAAGAAGTCTCTTACCAACAGCAGCATGTTGACTCCTACTGCAAACAATGACGCTCCGATCCTG TATGATGGGGTAGTTCCTGAAGAAGAAGAGGTTCTGGACACACTGGCCGAGAAGGAGATGACAATTGCCAATCTCATCGGAGACAAGATTGACATTATCGCCCCTGTGACTTCTCCTTCTCTGGATTTTAATGACAATGAGGACATTCCAACGGAACTCAGTGATTCCTCCGAGACTCATGATGAAG GGGAAGTCCAGGCCTTTTATGAAGATCTGAATGGGCGGCAATACATGAACGAAGTCTTCAACTTTAGTGTGGACAAGCTCTATGATCTGCTCTTCACAAACTCTCAGTTCTTAAGGGATTTCATGGAGCAACGGCGGTTTTCTG atgttGTTTTCCATCCATGGAAGAAGGAAGACACTGGAAATCAAAGCAGAGTTATTCTCTACACCATCACTCTCACCAACCCCCTGGCTCCAAAAACTGCCACTGTTACTGAAACTCAG ACAATGTACAAAGCCAGCCAAGAAAGTGAGTGCTATGTTATAGATGCCGAGGTGCTAACTCATGATGTTCCCTACCACGATTATTTCTACACAATTAATCGTTACACATTGACGCGTGTTGCCAGGAACAAATGTCGACTCAG GGTTTCTACAGAGCTACGTTACAGAAAACAGCCATGGGGACTAGTGAAATCCTTCATTGAGAAGAACTTTTGGGGCGGTCTCGATGACTATTTTCGCCACTTAG AGAGTGAATTGACCAAAACCGAGAGTTTGTATCTAGCAGAACTTCACAGACAGTCACCCAAACAGAAGGCGAACAAACAATCCATAGTGCGGCGGAGGAAACGACCTCATACACATTTGAGGGGGCCTCTTCTGGAGGAAGTTCTCAGCCCTGTTACCACTCCCACAGATGAGGAGGTTGTAGGTCGAATCAAGCGTGTGGCAG GTTCCACTCAAACACGGCACATCCCCGAAGAAAGTCCCAGTGGCTTCCACCTGCAGAGCGTCTCCAAATTGCTGCTTGTTATTAGTTGTGT TTTGGTGCTTTTGGTCATCCTTAATATGTTGCTGTTCTACAAGCTGTGGATGTTGGAATACACCACTCAGACCTTGACGGCATGGCAGGGGCTACGTTTACAGGAAAG ATTACCCCAATCTCAGACTGAGTGGGCCCACTTATTAGAGTCGCAGCAGAAATATCATGACACAGAGCTCCAAAAATGGAGAGAGATCATCAAATCATCAGTGGTCCTCTTAGATCAG ATGAAGGATTCTCTCATCAACCTCCAGAAAGGCATCGGCTCTCGCGAATATCGACCCGAGTCGGATGAGAAACGGAAACGGTTCTACTAG
- the GRAMD1B gene encoding protein Aster-B isoform X7 produces the protein MVEKGSDHSSDKSPSTPEQGVQRSCSSQSGRGGTKNSKKSQSWYNVLSPTYKQRNEDFRKLFKQLPETERLIVDYSCALQRDILLQGRLYLSENWICFYSNIFRWETLLTVRLKDICTMTKEKTARLIPNAIQVCTDTEKHFFTSFGARDRTYMMMFRLWQNALLEKPLCPKELWHFVHQCYGNELGLTSDDEDYVPPDEDFNTMGYCEEIPAEENDVNDSSSKSSMEVKAEVSPQLPKKSLTNSSMLTPTANNDAPILYDGVVPEEEEVLDTLAEKEMTIANLIGDKIDIIAPVTSPSLDFNDNEDIPTELSDSSETHDEGAWLASTGEVQAFYEDLNGRQYMNEVFNFSVDKLYDLLFTNSQFLRDFMEQRRFSDVVFHPWKKEDTGNQSRVILYTITLTNPLAPKTATVTETQTMYKASQESECYVIDAEVLTHDVPYHDYFYTINRYTLTRVARNKCRLRVSTELRYRKQPWGLVKSFIEKNFWGGLDDYFRHLESELTKTESLYLAELHRQSPKQKANKQSIVRRRKRPHTHLRGPLLEEVLSPVTTPTDEEVVGRIKRVAGSTQTRHIPEESPSGFHLQSVSKLLLVISCVLVLLVILNMLLFYKLWMLEYTTQTLTAWQGLRLQERLPQSQTEWAHLLESQQKYHDTELQKWREIIKSSVVLLDQMKDSLINLQKGIGSREYRPESDEKRKRFY, from the exons AAAAGCCAGAGTTGGTACAAT GTGTTGAGTCCAACCTACAAACAGCGGAATGAAGACTTCAGGAAACTTTTCAAGCAGCTTCCCGAGACGGAGCGCCTCATTGTTG ATTACTCCTGTGCCCTTCAAAGAGATATTCTCCTGCAAGGTCGACTCTACCTCTCTGAAAACTGGATCTGTTTCTATAGCAACATCTTCCGCTGGGAAACCTTG TTGACCGTCCGTTTGAAGGACATCTGCACCATGACCAAGGAGAAGACTGCACGGCTCATTCCTAACGCGATCCAAGTTTGCACAGACACTGAAAAG CACTTTTTCACTTCCTTTGGTGCCCGGGATAGGACGTATATGATGATGTTCCGCCTCTGGCAGAATGCCCTCCTTGAAAAG CCCTTGTGTCCAAAGGAGCTTTGGCATTTTGTACATCAGTGTTACGGCAACGAGCTGGGGTTGACGAGCGATGATGAAGATTACGTTCCTCCTGACGAAGATTTCAACACTATGGG ttactgCGAGGAGATCCCAGCGGAAGAAAATGATGTCAACGACAGTTCCTCCAAAAGTAGCATGGAGGTCAAAGCTGAAGTGAGCCCTCAGCTTCCCAAGAAGTCTCTTACCAACAGCAGCATGTTGACTCCTACTGCAAACAATGACGCTCCGATCCTG TATGATGGGGTAGTTCCTGAAGAAGAAGAGGTTCTGGACACACTGGCCGAGAAGGAGATGACAATTGCCAATCTCATCGGAGACAAGATTGACATTATCGCCCCTGTGACTTCTCCTTCTCTGGATTTTAATGACAATGAGGACATTCCAACGGAACTCAGTGATTCCTCCGAGACTCATGATGAAGGTGCTTGGCTGGCCTCCACAG GGGAAGTCCAGGCCTTTTATGAAGATCTGAATGGGCGGCAATACATGAACGAAGTCTTCAACTTTAGTGTGGACAAGCTCTATGATCTGCTCTTCACAAACTCTCAGTTCTTAAGGGATTTCATGGAGCAACGGCGGTTTTCTG atgttGTTTTCCATCCATGGAAGAAGGAAGACACTGGAAATCAAAGCAGAGTTATTCTCTACACCATCACTCTCACCAACCCCCTGGCTCCAAAAACTGCCACTGTTACTGAAACTCAG ACAATGTACAAAGCCAGCCAAGAAAGTGAGTGCTATGTTATAGATGCCGAGGTGCTAACTCATGATGTTCCCTACCACGATTATTTCTACACAATTAATCGTTACACATTGACGCGTGTTGCCAGGAACAAATGTCGACTCAG GGTTTCTACAGAGCTACGTTACAGAAAACAGCCATGGGGACTAGTGAAATCCTTCATTGAGAAGAACTTTTGGGGCGGTCTCGATGACTATTTTCGCCACTTAG AGAGTGAATTGACCAAAACCGAGAGTTTGTATCTAGCAGAACTTCACAGACAGTCACCCAAACAGAAGGCGAACAAACAATCCATAGTGCGGCGGAGGAAACGACCTCATACACATTTGAGGGGGCCTCTTCTGGAGGAAGTTCTCAGCCCTGTTACCACTCCCACAGATGAGGAGGTTGTAGGTCGAATCAAGCGTGTGGCAG GTTCCACTCAAACACGGCACATCCCCGAAGAAAGTCCCAGTGGCTTCCACCTGCAGAGCGTCTCCAAATTGCTGCTTGTTATTAGTTGTGT TTTGGTGCTTTTGGTCATCCTTAATATGTTGCTGTTCTACAAGCTGTGGATGTTGGAATACACCACTCAGACCTTGACGGCATGGCAGGGGCTACGTTTACAGGAAAG ATTACCCCAATCTCAGACTGAGTGGGCCCACTTATTAGAGTCGCAGCAGAAATATCATGACACAGAGCTCCAAAAATGGAGAGAGATCATCAAATCATCAGTGGTCCTCTTAGATCAG ATGAAGGATTCTCTCATCAACCTCCAGAAAGGCATCGGCTCTCGCGAATATCGACCCGAGTCGGATGAGAAACGGAAACGGTTCTACTAG
- the GRAMD1B gene encoding protein Aster-B isoform X8 has protein sequence MEVLSECGTLWSLLLESEDQCLLCHLKWLCDFPEDDSDLAWEEIPTVLSPTYKQRNEDFRKLFKQLPETERLIVDYSCALQRDILLQGRLYLSENWICFYSNIFRWETLLTVRLKDICTMTKEKTARLIPNAIQVCTDTEKHFFTSFGARDRTYMMMFRLWQNALLEKPLCPKELWHFVHQCYGNELGLTSDDEDYVPPDEDFNTMGYCEEIPAEENDVNDSSSKSSMEVKAEVSPQLPKKSLTNSSMLTPTANNDAPILYDGVVPEEEEVLDTLAEKEMTIANLIGDKIDIIAPVTSPSLDFNDNEDIPTELSDSSETHDEGEVQAFYEDLNGRQYMNEVFNFSVDKLYDLLFTNSQFLRDFMEQRRFSDVVFHPWKKEDTGNQSRVILYTITLTNPLAPKTATVTETQTMYKASQESECYVIDAEVLTHDVPYHDYFYTINRYTLTRVARNKCRLRVSTELRYRKQPWGLVKSFIEKNFWGGLDDYFRHLESELTKTESLYLAELHRQSPKQKANKQSIVRRRKRPHTHLRGPLLEEVLSPVTTPTDEEVVGRIKRVAGSTQTRHIPEESPSGFHLQSVSKLLLVISCVLVLLVILNMLLFYKLWMLEYTTQTLTAWQGLRLQERLPQSQTEWAHLLESQQKYHDTELQKWREIIKSSVVLLDQMKDSLINLQKGIGSREYRPESDEKRKRFY, from the exons ATGGAAGTCCTCTCGGAATGTGGGACCCTGTGGAGCCTCCTCTTAGAATCGGAGGACCAGTGTCTGCTGTGCCACTTGAAATGGCTGTGCGACTTCCCCGAAGATGACAGTGATTTGGCCTGGGAAGAAATCCCAACT GTGTTGAGTCCAACCTACAAACAGCGGAATGAAGACTTCAGGAAACTTTTCAAGCAGCTTCCCGAGACGGAGCGCCTCATTGTTG ATTACTCCTGTGCCCTTCAAAGAGATATTCTCCTGCAAGGTCGACTCTACCTCTCTGAAAACTGGATCTGTTTCTATAGCAACATCTTCCGCTGGGAAACCTTG TTGACCGTCCGTTTGAAGGACATCTGCACCATGACCAAGGAGAAGACTGCACGGCTCATTCCTAACGCGATCCAAGTTTGCACAGACACTGAAAAG CACTTTTTCACTTCCTTTGGTGCCCGGGATAGGACGTATATGATGATGTTCCGCCTCTGGCAGAATGCCCTCCTTGAAAAG CCCTTGTGTCCAAAGGAGCTTTGGCATTTTGTACATCAGTGTTACGGCAACGAGCTGGGGTTGACGAGCGATGATGAAGATTACGTTCCTCCTGACGAAGATTTCAACACTATGGG ttactgCGAGGAGATCCCAGCGGAAGAAAATGATGTCAACGACAGTTCCTCCAAAAGTAGCATGGAGGTCAAAGCTGAAGTGAGCCCTCAGCTTCCCAAGAAGTCTCTTACCAACAGCAGCATGTTGACTCCTACTGCAAACAATGACGCTCCGATCCTG TATGATGGGGTAGTTCCTGAAGAAGAAGAGGTTCTGGACACACTGGCCGAGAAGGAGATGACAATTGCCAATCTCATCGGAGACAAGATTGACATTATCGCCCCTGTGACTTCTCCTTCTCTGGATTTTAATGACAATGAGGACATTCCAACGGAACTCAGTGATTCCTCCGAGACTCATGATGAAG GGGAAGTCCAGGCCTTTTATGAAGATCTGAATGGGCGGCAATACATGAACGAAGTCTTCAACTTTAGTGTGGACAAGCTCTATGATCTGCTCTTCACAAACTCTCAGTTCTTAAGGGATTTCATGGAGCAACGGCGGTTTTCTG atgttGTTTTCCATCCATGGAAGAAGGAAGACACTGGAAATCAAAGCAGAGTTATTCTCTACACCATCACTCTCACCAACCCCCTGGCTCCAAAAACTGCCACTGTTACTGAAACTCAG ACAATGTACAAAGCCAGCCAAGAAAGTGAGTGCTATGTTATAGATGCCGAGGTGCTAACTCATGATGTTCCCTACCACGATTATTTCTACACAATTAATCGTTACACATTGACGCGTGTTGCCAGGAACAAATGTCGACTCAG GGTTTCTACAGAGCTACGTTACAGAAAACAGCCATGGGGACTAGTGAAATCCTTCATTGAGAAGAACTTTTGGGGCGGTCTCGATGACTATTTTCGCCACTTAG AGAGTGAATTGACCAAAACCGAGAGTTTGTATCTAGCAGAACTTCACAGACAGTCACCCAAACAGAAGGCGAACAAACAATCCATAGTGCGGCGGAGGAAACGACCTCATACACATTTGAGGGGGCCTCTTCTGGAGGAAGTTCTCAGCCCTGTTACCACTCCCACAGATGAGGAGGTTGTAGGTCGAATCAAGCGTGTGGCAG GTTCCACTCAAACACGGCACATCCCCGAAGAAAGTCCCAGTGGCTTCCACCTGCAGAGCGTCTCCAAATTGCTGCTTGTTATTAGTTGTGT TTTGGTGCTTTTGGTCATCCTTAATATGTTGCTGTTCTACAAGCTGTGGATGTTGGAATACACCACTCAGACCTTGACGGCATGGCAGGGGCTACGTTTACAGGAAAG ATTACCCCAATCTCAGACTGAGTGGGCCCACTTATTAGAGTCGCAGCAGAAATATCATGACACAGAGCTCCAAAAATGGAGAGAGATCATCAAATCATCAGTGGTCCTCTTAGATCAG ATGAAGGATTCTCTCATCAACCTCCAGAAAGGCATCGGCTCTCGCGAATATCGACCCGAGTCGGATGAGAAACGGAAACGGTTCTACTAG
- the GRAMD1B gene encoding protein Aster-B isoform X6 — MEVLSECGTLWSLLLESEDQCLLCHLKWLCDFPEDDSDLAWEEIPTVLSPTYKQRNEDFRKLFKQLPETERLIVDYSCALQRDILLQGRLYLSENWICFYSNIFRWETLLTVRLKDICTMTKEKTARLIPNAIQVCTDTEKHFFTSFGARDRTYMMMFRLWQNALLEKPLCPKELWHFVHQCYGNELGLTSDDEDYVPPDEDFNTMGYCEEIPAEENDVNDSSSKSSMEVKAEVSPQLPKKSLTNSSMLTPTANNDAPILYDGVVPEEEEVLDTLAEKEMTIANLIGDKIDIIAPVTSPSLDFNDNEDIPTELSDSSETHDEGAWLASTGEVQAFYEDLNGRQYMNEVFNFSVDKLYDLLFTNSQFLRDFMEQRRFSDVVFHPWKKEDTGNQSRVILYTITLTNPLAPKTATVTETQTMYKASQESECYVIDAEVLTHDVPYHDYFYTINRYTLTRVARNKCRLRVSTELRYRKQPWGLVKSFIEKNFWGGLDDYFRHLESELTKTESLYLAELHRQSPKQKANKQSIVRRRKRPHTHLRGPLLEEVLSPVTTPTDEEVVGRIKRVAGSTQTRHIPEESPSGFHLQSVSKLLLVISCVLVLLVILNMLLFYKLWMLEYTTQTLTAWQGLRLQERLPQSQTEWAHLLESQQKYHDTELQKWREIIKSSVVLLDQMKDSLINLQKGIGSREYRPESDEKRKRFY; from the exons ATGGAAGTCCTCTCGGAATGTGGGACCCTGTGGAGCCTCCTCTTAGAATCGGAGGACCAGTGTCTGCTGTGCCACTTGAAATGGCTGTGCGACTTCCCCGAAGATGACAGTGATTTGGCCTGGGAAGAAATCCCAACT GTGTTGAGTCCAACCTACAAACAGCGGAATGAAGACTTCAGGAAACTTTTCAAGCAGCTTCCCGAGACGGAGCGCCTCATTGTTG ATTACTCCTGTGCCCTTCAAAGAGATATTCTCCTGCAAGGTCGACTCTACCTCTCTGAAAACTGGATCTGTTTCTATAGCAACATCTTCCGCTGGGAAACCTTG TTGACCGTCCGTTTGAAGGACATCTGCACCATGACCAAGGAGAAGACTGCACGGCTCATTCCTAACGCGATCCAAGTTTGCACAGACACTGAAAAG CACTTTTTCACTTCCTTTGGTGCCCGGGATAGGACGTATATGATGATGTTCCGCCTCTGGCAGAATGCCCTCCTTGAAAAG CCCTTGTGTCCAAAGGAGCTTTGGCATTTTGTACATCAGTGTTACGGCAACGAGCTGGGGTTGACGAGCGATGATGAAGATTACGTTCCTCCTGACGAAGATTTCAACACTATGGG ttactgCGAGGAGATCCCAGCGGAAGAAAATGATGTCAACGACAGTTCCTCCAAAAGTAGCATGGAGGTCAAAGCTGAAGTGAGCCCTCAGCTTCCCAAGAAGTCTCTTACCAACAGCAGCATGTTGACTCCTACTGCAAACAATGACGCTCCGATCCTG TATGATGGGGTAGTTCCTGAAGAAGAAGAGGTTCTGGACACACTGGCCGAGAAGGAGATGACAATTGCCAATCTCATCGGAGACAAGATTGACATTATCGCCCCTGTGACTTCTCCTTCTCTGGATTTTAATGACAATGAGGACATTCCAACGGAACTCAGTGATTCCTCCGAGACTCATGATGAAGGTGCTTGGCTGGCCTCCACAG GGGAAGTCCAGGCCTTTTATGAAGATCTGAATGGGCGGCAATACATGAACGAAGTCTTCAACTTTAGTGTGGACAAGCTCTATGATCTGCTCTTCACAAACTCTCAGTTCTTAAGGGATTTCATGGAGCAACGGCGGTTTTCTG atgttGTTTTCCATCCATGGAAGAAGGAAGACACTGGAAATCAAAGCAGAGTTATTCTCTACACCATCACTCTCACCAACCCCCTGGCTCCAAAAACTGCCACTGTTACTGAAACTCAG ACAATGTACAAAGCCAGCCAAGAAAGTGAGTGCTATGTTATAGATGCCGAGGTGCTAACTCATGATGTTCCCTACCACGATTATTTCTACACAATTAATCGTTACACATTGACGCGTGTTGCCAGGAACAAATGTCGACTCAG GGTTTCTACAGAGCTACGTTACAGAAAACAGCCATGGGGACTAGTGAAATCCTTCATTGAGAAGAACTTTTGGGGCGGTCTCGATGACTATTTTCGCCACTTAG AGAGTGAATTGACCAAAACCGAGAGTTTGTATCTAGCAGAACTTCACAGACAGTCACCCAAACAGAAGGCGAACAAACAATCCATAGTGCGGCGGAGGAAACGACCTCATACACATTTGAGGGGGCCTCTTCTGGAGGAAGTTCTCAGCCCTGTTACCACTCCCACAGATGAGGAGGTTGTAGGTCGAATCAAGCGTGTGGCAG GTTCCACTCAAACACGGCACATCCCCGAAGAAAGTCCCAGTGGCTTCCACCTGCAGAGCGTCTCCAAATTGCTGCTTGTTATTAGTTGTGT TTTGGTGCTTTTGGTCATCCTTAATATGTTGCTGTTCTACAAGCTGTGGATGTTGGAATACACCACTCAGACCTTGACGGCATGGCAGGGGCTACGTTTACAGGAAAG ATTACCCCAATCTCAGACTGAGTGGGCCCACTTATTAGAGTCGCAGCAGAAATATCATGACACAGAGCTCCAAAAATGGAGAGAGATCATCAAATCATCAGTGGTCCTCTTAGATCAG ATGAAGGATTCTCTCATCAACCTCCAGAAAGGCATCGGCTCTCGCGAATATCGACCCGAGTCGGATGAGAAACGGAAACGGTTCTACTAG